CGGAAATTCTTCAAGAACGTCCAAAAACGGCTTGTAGCATTTGTCAAAAGCCTCCCTGAAAACATAAGGGTCGTTTCCCACCGGCTGGTGGTTGTGGATGCCGAAAAGAAAATATAGCTTACCCATAATTTTTATCTATTGATTAAGCGATTCCGGAAATTCCGCCAATGTAACTTCCGTTTCGATCTGCTCTCCGTTCTTCAATACTTTCAAAACGATCTTATCCCCGGGCGAATACTTTTCCATTATGCCTTCCAATTCCATAACCTGCTCCCCGTTGACTTCCAATATGACATCTCCGGCCTGAAGGCCCGCGCTTTCCGCCGGAGAACCGTCAACGATACCATCTCCGATAGACTGAGGCACCCAATCCAGATCATTGACCAAATCATCGCTCAATATCAAAACGCCGTAATCCAGTTCCTTCGGCAGTCCCACCTTTACCCTGTCATCTTCGGTCAGGATCGAAACTTCTTTGATGTTAACACCGATAAACGCAGGTTTGCTTTTTTCCATGAATCTCAAAGTGGAGATCATATCATTAAGAACCGACGTGCAGGGGTTATCTTCAATATTCTCCGTTGCGCATAAAACAGCGAAAACGTCATTTTCCCTTAGTACAAAACTGCCGTTCGTATATTTTCCGTCCTTTGTGCTAGAAAGATTATATGCGGTAATATTCCCGATAACTATATTTCTTTCTTCAATGTTATCCGATCCTACCACACCTTCAACAAATGATCTCTTGAGGTCTTCGGTCATTTCCTCAAAAGTGATTTCTCTATTTCTGTCCGGATCAAAAGATGGCATCGACCCTATGGATATATTCGAGTAATTTCCTTCATTATCAGTATAGTCTAAATTAAATAGAGCTATTCTATTGCGGGTATTCTCAGAAACCTTCCAATCTGGCGGATATTTAACCGAAAATCCATATTTTTTGCTTTCATATATTTTCCAATCTTTTGTTACTGAGATCTCCGGGGAAGCAATTGCAACCTCATCACCTGCATCCAAGCTCTGATCCAACCCAGAACCGCTTTCCGGCTCCAGATTAATGTAGGGCCTGTATTCAATCAGATACATCATGATCCCCAAAATGGCGCCAATCCCGACAATAAGGCTCAGCGCAAGGATGGTCTTCGGCAGGTTCTGGAACAATGTTTTGTTTTTGTTTTGCATGTTTATTTAGTAAAATTATTTATAACCTTTTCATAGACCTTTTCATATTCATCCGCCATTTTTTGGACCGTGAAATATTTTTCGACATGGCGCCGGCACTCGGCTCTGCTAATCTTCTCAATATTTTTTATTGCTTGCGCCATTCCCTTTTCGTCCTTGACCACAAATCCCGTCTTGCCGTTCTTTACGATCTCGGGAA
This genomic window from Candidatus Paceibacterota bacterium contains:
- a CDS encoding PDZ domain-containing protein, whose translation is MQNKNKTLFQNLPKTILALSLIVGIGAILGIMMYLIEYRPYINLEPESGSGLDQSLDAGDEVAIASPEISVTKDWKIYESKKYGFSVKYPPDWKVSENTRNRIALFNLDYTDNEGNYSNISIGSMPSFDPDRNREITFEEMTEDLKRSFVEGVVGSDNIEERNIVIGNITAYNLSSTKDGKYTNGSFVLRENDVFAVLCATENIEDNPCTSVLNDMISTLRFMEKSKPAFIGVNIKEVSILTEDDRVKVGLPKELDYGVLILSDDLVNDLDWVPQSIGDGIVDGSPAESAGLQAGDVILEVNGEQVMELEGIMEKYSPGDKIVLKVLKNGEQIETEVTLAEFPESLNQ